A window of the Henckelia pumila isolate YLH828 chromosome 3, ASM3356847v2, whole genome shotgun sequence genome harbors these coding sequences:
- the LOC140892860 gene encoding secoisolariciresinol dehydrogenase-like, with amino-acid sequence HRLEGKVALITGGASGIGECTAKLFSKHGAKVIVADVQDELGTSVAKSIDSKYVHCNVTNEEHLRTAVDTAISNYGKLDIMFNSAGVCDPLKSRITDNEKADFERVVSINITGVFLSMKHAARVMVPVRRGSIISMSSASSGIGGVVSHAYSSSKHAVVGLTKNMAVEMGKYGIRVNCLSPYVMATPLTKKAFTMEEEELERALVEAANLKGTVLRVDDVADGALFLASDESKYVSGHNLFMDGGVTITNSAIQILKGVD; translated from the coding sequence caCAGGCTAGAAGGAAAAGTGGCACTGATAACCGGCGGAGCGAGCGGCATCGGCGAATGCACGGCCAAGCTCTTCTCCAAACACGGCGCCAAAGTCATAGTCGCGGATGTCCAAGATGAGTTAGGCACCTCGGTGGCCAAATCCATTGATTCGAAATACGTCCATTGCAACGTCACCAACGAAGAACACCTTAGGACCGCCGTCGACACCGCCATCTCAAACTACGGAAAGCTCGACATCATGTTCAACAGCGCCGGAGTTTGCGACCCGCTCAAGTCCCGAATCACCGACAACGAAAAAGCCGACTTCGAACGCGTCGTGAGCATCAACATCACAGGTGTTTTCCTGAGCATGAAGCACGCGGCTCGAGTCATGGTCCCCGTACGGCGTGGCAGCATCATCTCCATGTCGAGCGCGAGCTCGGGGATCGGAGGGGTCGTCTCACATGCGTACTCAAGCTCGAAGCATGCGGTGGTGGGGCTTACGAAGAACATGGCGGTGGAAATGGGGAAGTATGGGATAAGGGTGAACTGTTTGTCACCTTACGTGATGGCGACGCCTCTCACGAAGAAGGCTTTTACGATGGAGGAGGAAGAATTGGAGCGAGCTCTGGTGGAGGCGGCGAATCTCAAAGGGACGGTGCTAAGGGTGGATGATGTTGCGGATGGGGCGCTGTTTCTTGCCAGTGATGAGTCCAAATATGTGAGTGGTCATAATTTGTTCATGGATGGGGGTGTGACCATTACTAATTCAGCCATTCAGATACTCAAAGGtgttgattaa